In Alicyclobacillus macrosporangiidus CPP55, a single window of DNA contains:
- a CDS encoding helix-turn-helix domain-containing protein codes for MIKLASFPDRLRQLRNERKWSQEELGRRINVTKVSVSGYENGNRMPDTDTLQKIADVFGVSIDYLLGRSDVKEPGEKIPDEQYVSPDERKLLETVRGLPPDKQQQVTQFADFLKSQESKEDKHREESAALEPDDVDADITEIAAHLESEYGIDDPGFAEHIRNVIRRTLREYDETVAKQKNNG; via the coding sequence GTGATTAAATTGGCCTCATTTCCCGACCGCCTTCGGCAACTCAGGAACGAGAGAAAATGGTCTCAAGAAGAACTTGGACGTAGGATCAATGTGACGAAGGTATCAGTCTCTGGATATGAGAACGGGAACCGTATGCCTGACACTGATACGCTTCAAAAAATTGCAGATGTATTTGGAGTATCTATCGACTACCTATTGGGGCGTTCTGATGTCAAAGAACCCGGTGAAAAGATCCCAGACGAGCAGTATGTGTCGCCGGATGAACGCAAGTTGCTCGAAACAGTCCGAGGCCTTCCTCCGGACAAACAGCAGCAGGTCACTCAGTTTGCTGATTTTCTGAAGTCCCAGGAGAGCAAGGAGGACAAGCACAGGGAGGAATCTGCGGCGCTTGAGCCTGATGACGTGGACGCAGACATCACAGAAATCGCCGCCCACCTGGAAAGTGAATATGGCATAGATGATCCAGGCTTTGCCGAGCACATCCGAAACGTGATTCGACGAACCTTGCGCGAATACGACGAGACAGTCGCAAAGCAAAAGAACAACGGGTAA
- a CDS encoding helix-turn-helix domain-containing protein has translation MANFAERLSELIETNGVSKKDLAAILGVTYRNLRRYETGERKPDFDGLIKLADFFNVSLDYLVGRTDDPTPPPRSSS, from the coding sequence TTGGCCAACTTTGCCGAACGGTTGAGTGAATTGATTGAGACAAACGGTGTGTCCAAAAAGGACCTTGCTGCGATTCTTGGTGTGACGTATCGCAATCTCCGTCGGTACGAAACCGGCGAACGCAAGCCAGATTTTGATGGCCTCATCAAACTCGCCGACTTCTTCAACGTCAGCCTTGACTACCTCGTCGGTCGCACCGATGACCCGACCCCTCCGCCACGCTCTTCCTCGTAG
- a CDS encoding helix-turn-helix transcriptional regulator, with protein MRTLAGRPRTKLRQMREERGLTLQQVADAVGISKPYLWQIENGKRGLSYALAVKIASVFGTNPDEVFLADELTRKEHTA; from the coding sequence GTGAGAACCTTGGCGGGAAGACCGCGGACGAAGTTGCGCCAAATGCGTGAGGAACGCGGTCTCACGCTGCAACAGGTGGCGGATGCAGTTGGAATTTCAAAGCCGTATCTTTGGCAGATCGAGAACGGCAAAAGGGGTTTGTCGTATGCATTGGCGGTAAAGATTGCGTCTGTTTTCGGAACTAACCCAGACGAAGTTTTTTTGGCAGATGAGTTAACCAGAAAGGAACACACAGCCTGA
- a CDS encoding tyrosine-type recombinase/integrase: MPRRGQIRKRDNGKYLARVYVGKGPDGKRHWLSKTFDKKKEAEAWLAEQLSDKAQGTFLAPSKENLAQYLTRWLNDVAARRIRERTRDDYEIAISQYLVPRIGHIKLSELRPDQVQKAYNDIETNNGPHIARKCHAILHSALSQAEKWGLVARNVASLAEPPKVPRREMRPLSPEEVSKFIAAIQGNRYGAYFLLLLDTGMRPGEALALTWDDVDLENGVIQINKALSTGRPKLYMGEGKTAKSRRSVVITPNTVATLKAHKAHIAQERLKAGQYWEDNNLVFPNSFGGYSDQHNIARRYFKPVLRDLGLPESIRIYDLRHTVATLLLAANTHPKLVAERLGHANTTLTLDRYTHVLPTMQNQVAATMQMFLGAQEADKRK, from the coding sequence ATGCCAAGACGTGGACAGATACGGAAACGGGACAATGGCAAGTACCTTGCGCGCGTATACGTTGGAAAGGGACCGGATGGGAAGCGTCACTGGCTATCTAAGACGTTTGACAAGAAAAAGGAAGCCGAAGCATGGCTGGCGGAACAACTATCCGACAAGGCGCAAGGGACGTTCCTGGCCCCATCAAAAGAAAATCTGGCACAATACCTTACTCGCTGGCTGAATGATGTGGCTGCCAGAAGGATTCGGGAGCGAACCCGAGATGATTATGAGATCGCAATATCACAGTACCTCGTCCCCCGCATTGGTCATATCAAGCTCTCCGAATTAAGGCCAGACCAGGTTCAGAAAGCCTACAACGACATCGAAACAAACAACGGACCGCACATCGCGCGAAAATGTCATGCCATATTGCATTCCGCCTTGTCTCAAGCTGAGAAATGGGGATTGGTAGCCCGTAATGTGGCTTCCCTGGCTGAGCCACCGAAAGTCCCTCGCCGCGAGATGCGGCCGTTATCACCGGAAGAAGTCAGCAAGTTCATCGCAGCCATACAGGGCAATCGTTACGGTGCGTACTTCCTGCTGTTGCTCGACACGGGGATGAGGCCAGGAGAGGCGCTGGCACTAACATGGGATGACGTAGACCTGGAGAACGGCGTAATCCAGATCAACAAGGCCCTGAGCACTGGACGGCCAAAATTGTATATGGGCGAAGGAAAGACCGCAAAGTCCCGAAGAAGTGTAGTCATAACACCCAACACCGTGGCAACTTTGAAGGCTCACAAGGCGCACATTGCGCAGGAACGGTTAAAGGCAGGCCAATACTGGGAGGACAACAATCTGGTGTTCCCCAATTCTTTTGGGGGATACAGCGATCAACACAACATCGCGCGGCGGTACTTCAAACCGGTTCTGAGGGATCTCGGCTTGCCGGAATCCATTCGGATTTACGATTTGCGTCATACGGTGGCAACGCTCCTTTTGGCGGCGAACACGCATCCCAAGCTTGTCGCGGAACGCCTTGGGCACGCGAATACCACGTTGACCTTGGACCGTTACACCCATGTCCTCCCCACAATGCAAAACCAGGTTGCTGCAACCATGCAGATGTTCCTCGGTGCACAGGAGGCGGACAAAAGAAAATAG
- a CDS encoding helix-turn-helix domain-containing protein, whose translation MNRLLTAQEVSKILGFKEHAVYRMAREGILPVVHIGRSIRFDPEKLRAWIDGGGKALPGGWRKEA comes from the coding sequence TTGAACCGCCTGCTTACAGCGCAGGAGGTCTCGAAAATCCTTGGTTTCAAAGAACACGCCGTCTATCGCATGGCACGTGAAGGCATTCTTCCCGTGGTACACATCGGTCGGAGTATCCGCTTCGATCCCGAAAAGCTGAGAGCTTGGATCGACGGCGGAGGAAAAGCACTCCCTGGTGGATGGCGGAAGGAGGCATAA
- a CDS encoding helix-turn-helix domain-containing protein: MIRLREFRKAKGLTQADLSKLSGVPQSVISDIETGTAKNPTVTVLAKLAKALGVTLDELVDMEEVTTNARVS; this comes from the coding sequence GTGATTCGGCTTCGCGAGTTTCGTAAAGCCAAAGGGTTGACGCAAGCGGATCTGTCCAAGCTGTCAGGCGTTCCGCAATCGGTAATCAGCGACATTGAGACAGGAACAGCCAAAAACCCAACAGTCACTGTGCTTGCGAAACTCGCCAAAGCGCTCGGGGTCACATTGGACGAATTGGTTGACATGGAGGAGGTGACGACGAATGCACGCGTCAGCTAA
- a CDS encoding ImmA/IrrE family metallo-endopeptidase — MERLLEVIQREGIHLKYDHLDYQDRKLYGLYFYDRNRDKSFIVLDVMLDFHPILHRCVLAEELGHYFTVPRSKFTKPFASYGDRMELSRDERRALKWAARFLISDEELDVALKRTCGSIVEIAEHLCVTPEIAAIRLEIRRMCA, encoded by the coding sequence TTGGAAAGACTGCTCGAAGTTATTCAGCGGGAAGGTATACATTTGAAATACGACCATCTAGATTACCAAGACCGTAAGCTGTACGGATTGTACTTCTACGATCGGAATCGGGATAAGTCATTCATTGTTTTGGATGTCATGCTCGATTTTCACCCTATTCTTCACCGTTGTGTCCTGGCCGAAGAGCTCGGCCATTATTTCACGGTTCCGCGTTCCAAATTCACCAAACCGTTCGCCTCTTACGGTGACCGGATGGAACTTAGCCGGGATGAGCGGAGAGCATTGAAGTGGGCCGCACGCTTCCTGATCTCTGATGAGGAACTGGATGTCGCGTTGAAGCGCACGTGCGGATCGATTGTGGAGATTGCGGAACATCTCTGCGTTACTCCAGAGATCGCAGCGATTCGATTAGAAATTAGGCGCATGTGCGCGTAG
- a CDS encoding helix-turn-helix domain-containing protein encodes MNDLEIGRALRALRLGAGVTQEYVAYLADTTQAQIARIELGSRGATLRMLRGYARAVGDPEPVLRLCELAIAEDRAKKSA; translated from the coding sequence ATGAACGACTTGGAGATCGGCCGCGCGTTGCGGGCGCTGCGTTTGGGGGCGGGCGTGACGCAGGAGTATGTGGCGTACTTGGCGGACACCACGCAGGCACAGATCGCCCGGATCGAGCTTGGTTCACGCGGGGCGACGCTGCGGATGCTGCGCGGCTACGCGCGGGCGGTCGGGGACCCGGAACCGGTGTTGAGGCTGTGCGAACTGGCCATCGCCGAGGACCGGGCGAAGAAGAGCGCGTGA
- a CDS encoding DUF669 domain-containing protein, with the protein MGQWSNRLRQYDSAYQQSEAATNHLPDGRYKVEIERAEIRPNTFSGDLELVLDLVIIDGDYADRHIFKRHNLEQEQRFPFLKGDLETCGLSLNTLSELEDRLHELIGVMLEVSLRTVQSKQDPSKAYQNCYFARRLERNTPAPGVANTAPRAADDVFVE; encoded by the coding sequence ATGGGCCAATGGAGCAATCGGCTGCGGCAGTACGACTCGGCGTACCAACAATCCGAGGCTGCCACAAACCATTTACCGGACGGGCGTTACAAGGTGGAGATCGAACGCGCGGAGATCCGCCCCAACACGTTCAGCGGCGATCTCGAACTGGTGCTGGACCTGGTGATTATCGACGGGGATTACGCCGACCGGCACATCTTTAAGCGTCACAACCTGGAGCAGGAGCAGCGGTTCCCGTTCCTCAAGGGCGACCTGGAGACCTGCGGATTGTCGCTGAACACGTTGTCCGAACTGGAGGACCGGTTGCACGAGCTTATCGGCGTCATGCTGGAGGTGTCACTGAGGACGGTGCAGAGCAAGCAAGATCCGTCGAAGGCGTACCAGAATTGCTATTTCGCTCGCCGATTGGAGCGTAACACCCCTGCGCCTGGAGTGGCGAACACTGCACCGCGTGCTGCGGACGACGTGTTTGTGGAGTGA
- a CDS encoding RecB family exonuclease, producing MEALTYSRISMRARCPQREHFHYDLLLRSKQVQWALDIGSAFHHAMEIWNRGCSEEEAVTAALARLDEVAERIEDEAELDKLPVQKIRAEVMVRQAVRRFPRYEPVVVEHQFDLPIKNPLTGRPSRTFRLAGKIDGVVRTPDGKYWLVEYKSTGQTLEQFRLRYGLDAQISLYTLAARDALGIEVEGALIRVLVKSRSEPRKGESLEDFKARLTATYEAESERFVAEDLVVRTPEQLEQTRRELWAEVQSRLFDQRLGVIRRNPQACTDFGGCPFRAICLGLPGWEDMYYTADTQHDELSGDGQEAKTA from the coding sequence ATGGAGGCCCTGACGTACAGCAGAATCAGCATGCGCGCCCGTTGCCCGCAGCGTGAGCATTTCCACTACGATCTCTTGCTTCGCTCGAAGCAGGTGCAGTGGGCGCTGGACATCGGTTCCGCATTCCATCACGCCATGGAAATCTGGAACCGTGGCTGTTCGGAGGAAGAGGCCGTCACGGCGGCGTTGGCCCGACTGGATGAAGTGGCGGAGAGGATCGAGGACGAAGCGGAATTGGACAAGCTGCCCGTGCAGAAGATTCGCGCCGAGGTCATGGTCCGGCAGGCGGTTCGGCGGTTCCCGCGGTACGAGCCGGTCGTTGTGGAACATCAATTTGACCTGCCGATCAAAAATCCGTTGACTGGCCGCCCAAGCCGTACATTCCGTCTGGCGGGCAAGATCGACGGCGTGGTGCGGACACCGGACGGGAAGTATTGGTTGGTCGAGTACAAAAGCACCGGCCAGACATTGGAGCAGTTCAGGTTGCGGTACGGATTGGACGCGCAGATTTCCCTTTACACGTTGGCGGCGCGCGACGCATTAGGGATTGAGGTTGAGGGTGCGCTTATCAGGGTTCTGGTTAAAAGCCGCTCCGAGCCGCGCAAGGGTGAAAGTCTGGAGGACTTCAAGGCCCGGCTAACAGCTACATACGAGGCGGAAAGCGAGCGGTTTGTCGCAGAGGACTTGGTTGTTCGCACACCGGAGCAGTTGGAGCAGACACGGCGGGAATTGTGGGCTGAGGTGCAGAGCCGTCTGTTCGACCAGAGACTCGGCGTCATCCGGCGCAACCCGCAGGCGTGCACCGACTTTGGGGGCTGTCCGTTCCGGGCGATCTGCCTTGGACTTCCGGGCTGGGAGGACATGTACTACACGGCGGATACCCAGCACGACGAGTTGTCCGGGGACGGTCAGGAGGCGAAGACGGCGTGA
- a CDS encoding helix-turn-helix domain-containing protein, with translation MKQLNQVARTAREAKGYTQKQVATMLGIALRSYQRFEYGERNLSIDKLFRLADILDVNVYELAGRDSKTA, from the coding sequence GTGAAGCAGCTAAACCAAGTCGCTCGAACTGCACGTGAAGCCAAAGGCTACACGCAAAAGCAAGTCGCGACGATGCTTGGGATCGCACTCCGTTCGTACCAACGGTTTGAATACGGCGAACGCAACCTGAGCATCGACAAGTTGTTTCGGCTAGCCGACATCCTGGATGTCAACGTGTACGAACTGGCCGGCCGAGATTCCAAGACCGCGTAA
- a CDS encoding helix-turn-helix domain-containing protein, with protein sequence MDIADRINQLREAAGMTANQLAKAAGVGQASLSDILNRKNKPSLDTLERLCSVFGITLSEFFAEDHHDEMPPEVRRLCDKVNRLSPEQREAILRLIEAFTPTRKES encoded by the coding sequence TTGGACATTGCGGACCGCATCAACCAACTCCGCGAAGCTGCGGGAATGACGGCTAACCAGCTCGCTAAGGCCGCTGGGGTCGGCCAAGCAAGCCTGAGCGACATCCTAAACCGTAAGAACAAGCCGTCGCTGGATACGTTGGAGCGTCTTTGCTCTGTGTTCGGAATCACCCTTTCCGAATTCTTTGCAGAAGACCATCATGATGAAATGCCTCCTGAAGTTCGCAGACTGTGTGACAAAGTGAACCGTCTTTCTCCCGAACAACGAGAGGCGATACTCAGGCTCATTGAAGCCTTCACTCCTACCCGAAAGGAGTCCTGA